From one Pirellulales bacterium genomic stretch:
- a CDS encoding FliA/WhiG family RNA polymerase sigma factor, with product MPTKPVRQLRHRELWEAYAASRGVDLRNRLIECYLPLVKVIATRIWARLPDSVELDDLVQEGVLGLVQAVEKFDLDRANCFGTYATTRIRGAVLDYLRSTDWAPRKLRSNIHKLERAAEKLEQQHGRRPTQDELAQQLKIGVKKLEKLLLQTAGGRVVSISDKPQSETGRGREATDGEAVADHRSGDPSLSIQSADTIRALLHGLSVRDRQIITEHYTRWRSIREIGKSLGLSESRTFEVHREILARIKERIASSGQLGDYLCKVGRALASRRGVRRERAA from the coding sequence ATGCCCACAAAGCCCGTGCGCCAACTCAGGCATCGCGAACTCTGGGAAGCGTACGCGGCGAGCCGTGGCGTGGATCTGCGAAACCGCCTGATCGAGTGTTACTTGCCGCTGGTGAAGGTGATCGCGACGCGAATCTGGGCGAGGCTGCCGGACTCCGTCGAGCTTGACGACCTTGTGCAGGAAGGGGTCCTCGGGTTGGTGCAGGCCGTTGAGAAGTTCGACCTGGACCGGGCAAACTGCTTCGGGACGTATGCCACGACGCGCATCCGCGGCGCCGTTCTCGATTATCTGCGATCGACCGATTGGGCACCCCGGAAGCTGCGATCCAACATTCACAAGCTGGAGCGCGCCGCCGAGAAGCTAGAGCAGCAGCACGGGCGCCGGCCCACACAAGATGAGTTGGCACAGCAGTTGAAAATCGGCGTCAAAAAACTCGAGAAGTTGCTGCTCCAAACAGCCGGTGGACGCGTGGTCAGTATCAGCGACAAGCCGCAATCCGAGACCGGCCGTGGAAGAGAAGCGACCGATGGTGAAGCCGTGGCAGATCACCGGTCGGGCGACCCGTCGCTTTCGATTCAATCGGCCGACACGATCCGCGCGCTTTTACATGGCCTCTCAGTGCGCGATCGACAAATTATCACCGAGCACTACACGCGATGGCGGTCGATTCGTGAGATCGGCAAGTCGCTCGGTCTATCCGAGTCCCGGACCTTCGAGGTTCACCGCGAAATTCTGGCGCGCATCAAGGAACGAATCGCCAGTTCCGGCCAACTCGGCGACTATTTGTGCAAGGTCGGCCGCGCTTTGGCCTCGCGGCGAGGCGTTCGACGTGAGCGCGCGGCTTAG